TGAGTAACGCCTGGAAGCCTCTCTTCCCATTCCAGAAACCCAGGGAGTCCCTGAGGTACCTCGCTGAGGAGACATTGTCCATgtacctccccagaaaggccctcactTCTTCGTCCTTCACGTGCGGATTGTACATGGTTACGGTGACCACCCTGAAGTTGTTTCTTGCCAGGCTGGTCACCGTGTAATGACACAGGGGACCTTCTTCTTTCCCTTCCGTCACCGTCTTCATAATCTCATTGTGTTTTTCTTCCAAATATAGGGTTACATCAAACCCCTTCTCCATTGGGTTCCCCTGAAGGCATAGAACATCTTTAACCTTCAATTTTAGGTGCCCCATTAGGATGTTCCTCCCGAAGGTTTCTCTCCCCCAAGGCTCCATCTCTTTTCCCCGCCAAGAAAAGCGCACCGTGTTGGCCAGTCCAATCCCCGGAACCGACGGTCCATATGTACTTTGTGCCATCTCCTCACGGACGATGGCGCACCCGTCCCACCACCTCAAACTTAGAAACAGGAAGCAAATCAAAAACAGGAATAAACAGCAAACCAAAAAGTTGGCTCAACTAAAGGTGTTGATTCTCCAcatctttcaagacaactggagcactgggccagacactcttaaatagggtggaacaccttcccactaatgagatggacaagccagcacaggtgtaacacgtACCAACTAGGTGACAGCAATCAGTGCGTCCTACGTGCTAACAAGCTAGACGTGCTAACGAGTTTAACGAGCTAcagtccaacctcaaaacatacATGGAAAATCCAAAGCCTGTAACACCTTCCCCTTAAGACAACAAATATATCCTATATTTTTGATGGACAAGTTTTCTCACCACCAACAACTTCCATTTCACATTATAATCAACTACAATGcttcaccttctacaatataaacATGGTGTCTACTGGCTGTCAACAATTAAAAACACCTATTTCTAAATAATAATATACAATAGTACAATTTCTTTCAAAATTGTCTTTATAGAATCCGAAAACTCACTAGCTTCAAGAAATTTAGTCcactttttatttaacctttttttaactaggcaagtcagttaagaacaacttattatcgacaatgaaggcctaggaacagtgtgttaactgccctgttcaggggcagaacaaaatatttttaccttgtcagctcatggattcgatccagcaacctttcggtgactggtccaacgctctaaccactcggctactgAAAGTACGTTGAAATTACGTTGTTTTAaagtaatttaaaaaatgacccgAAATACATATTTTCAACAACATTTTGCTCGGTGGAATAGccccaatgtcaaaacacagttttAAAGTGTCCAAATCAATAAACAATATTCAGAAACAGTTTGGGATATATTGAAAACCTAAACATAAAATGTGCTATGTACACAAACATCTGTTTGTAATAATCATATCAATAATAATCATATTActtgtattttttaaacaagctacTTATAAACTGCACAAGCATCAGAAACACTGTTGTTTTGACAAGTAACAATAAATCACCGATATCAATTAGGGGGGAAATCAGGTTGTACGTTGAAACTAAAACAACTAAAAAAACATGGAAATTGGAGATATCTTTCCcctcactggttagaggacaacctaGTGAAGACAGTCAGCTACATTTTGGAGTGATGCATTAAAATTTAGGGGTCGCTAAACAAACGAACACAACACTTATTTGTCACAACTCATCGCAAAAATAATTTGTGCGAGAGGAGGGACGTCCTGTTAAAACCAACAGCTCAAAAACCACACGAAACCTGGGAATAATGTGTAcatccctggttagaggacaatttgTATAAAACAGAGTGCTTcattttgattcaagtgggtcGCCAACACATCTCTTTTTTTGGTAGCCACTTTTTGTTAAATCACATAAATAGTAACTCTTtcaattcagagcctggatttttCCGTGAGGCGAATATAAGTTGAAATCAATAGAACAGGGGGCAAATGATTACGGATCGACATTGTGACATTATCAAAATACTCCTTGTACAACATTGTGACATGAattcattgatatcatgaaacaactcctTCATGTATGAATTTTCTGATGTTTGATCCGAGGTATTTTATCAGATTATCTCTGGTCAAACTGATCACAGCTGGGATTTCTCTCCGGTATGTGTTATATGGTGTAAAGTTCGCTTGCTAGACGGAGTAAAACTCTTCCCGCATTCAgcacagctataagatttctctcctgtgtgtgttttctctggtgTGACATCAGGCTGGtcgactgagtaaaactcttcccacattgagcacAGCTATAaggtctctctactgtgtgtgttctctggtgtatagtCAGATAGCGAGATgtagcaaaactcttcccacattgagcacagctataaggtttctctcctgtgtgtgttctatgGTGTGATAGAGTGGTTGAccgagtaaaactcttcccacattgagcacagctataaggtttctctcctgtgtgtgttctcttgtgtATAGTTAGATAGCTAGAAgtagcaaaactcttcccacattgagcacAGCTATAaggtctctctactgtgtgtgttctcGGGTGTATAGTTAGATAGCGAGAtttagtaaaactcttcccacattgagcacagctataaggtttctctcctgt
This genomic window from Oncorhynchus nerka isolate Pitt River linkage group LG2, Oner_Uvic_2.0, whole genome shotgun sequence contains:
- the LOC115134895 gene encoding zinc finger protein 239-like translates to MTVKPKKEEEEENEETGYLGPVSQTHLKASNGSNGEFSHKMVLKNRFLINTRERRDYRRSSGELQQHHDADKAEKSLSTSEHLKKHQQRPTGKRTHRCSDCGKRFTSSGIKIHQTIHIGERPFSCTQRGKSFTQSTSLISHHRTHTGEKPYSCAQCGKSFTKSRYLTIHPRTHTVERPYSCAQCGKSFATSSYLTIHKRTHTGEKPYSCAQCGKSFTRSTTLSHHRTHTGEKPYSCAQCGKSFATSRYLTIHQRTHTVERPYSCAQCGKSFTQSTSLMSHQRKHTQERNLIAVLNAGRVLLRLASELYTI